In Helianthus annuus cultivar XRQ/B chromosome 9, HanXRQr2.0-SUNRISE, whole genome shotgun sequence, the following are encoded in one genomic region:
- the LOC110875686 gene encoding uncharacterized protein LOC110875686, translating to MEKLLARYRVTHRLSTAHHPQTSGQVENTNRGIKRILEKTVGKNRKDCFDKLDAALWAFRTAYKTPLGTTPFMIIYGKACHLPVELEYRALWALKTINLDMTEAARKRFFQIHELEELRDAAYARSLGIKEKTKASHDRKLRKVKEFSKGDKVLLYNSRLKVFAGKLKSKWSGPYMVHYVFPYGAMEIMDESYGRSWKVYGHRLKHYIGGAIDKNEMEETPLEIPSKAAT from the coding sequence ATGGAAAAATTGCTTGCACGCTACAGAGTCACTCATCGTTTGTCTACCGCACATCATCCACAGACGAGTGGTCAAGTGGAGAACACGAATCGTGGTATCAAACGTATTCTAGAGAAAACCGTCGGTAAGAATAGGAAGGATTGCTTTGACAAGCTTGACGCTGCATTGTGGGCGTTTCGAACTGCTTACAAAACGCCTTTAGGAACCACACCATTTATGATCATCTATGGAAAAGCTTGTCACCTTCCCGTAGAGCTAGAATACCGAGCACTTTGGGCTTTAAAAACCATTAACCTTGACATGACCGAAGCCGCTAGGAAGCGTTTCTTTCAAATCCATGAGCTTGAGGAGCTTAGGGATGCGGCGTATGCTCGATCTTTGGGAATTAAGGAGAAAACGAAAGCTTCACATGATCGTAAGTTACGGAAGGTTAAAGAATTTAGCAAGGGTGATAAAGTACTTCTCTACAATTCAAGATTGAAGGTGTTTGCGGGGAAGTTGAAGTCGAAGTGGTCGGGACCGTATATGGTTCATTATGTGTTTCCGTACGGAGCAATGGAGATTATGGATGAGTCGTATGGCCGGAGTTGGAAGGTATATGGCCACCGTTTGAAGCACTACATTGGAGGAGCGATAGACAAGAACGAGATGGAGGAAACTCCTCTCGAAATTCCATCAAAAGCCGCCACTTAG